In Mytilus edulis chromosome 13, xbMytEdul2.2, whole genome shotgun sequence, a single window of DNA contains:
- the LOC139500143 gene encoding protein wech-like — protein sequence MAQAASMTCEICVSASGSSYCLDCEQYYCENCKILHTRQKLSTTHEFKEATDFIPEVKSKCIDHNEAFTFVCVDCDVPLCCCCVTEQHNGHKMSKLKDTISQLKTKLEQELLIKFNKTSGNASKLEKNLLLFNGQVEFVIKSITKEGNKIQLMVDQYTANTIASLQDQARKENEQLLALLSDHKSALDKAYTLDNRQKQIAEHSRHDGTLVELLKSLNEDIDQLEVYPLPEFQSVIYTQTIVTEDDKITWDV from the coding sequence ATGGCGCAAGCAGCTTCAATGACATGTGAAATCTGTGTAAGTGCATCTGGTTCGTCATATTGTTTAGATTGCGAACAATATtattgtgaaaattgtaaaatattacatACAAGACAAAAACTATCTACGACTCACGAATTTAAGGAAGCTACAGATTTCATTCCGGAAGTAAAATCAAAATGCATTGATCACAACGAGGCCTTCACATTTGTTTGCGTAGATTGTGATGTTCCACTTTGTTGTTGTTGTGTAACTGAACAACATAACGGACATAAGATGTCTAAACTAAAGGATACAATTTCACAGCTTAAAACCAAACTCGAGCAAGAACTTTTGATAAAGTTCAATAAAACCAGTGGAAACGCATCCAAGTTGGAAAAAAACCTGTTATTATTTAATGGTCAAGTCGAATTTGTGATAAAGTCAATAACAAAAGAAGGTAACAAAATACAATTAATGGTTGATCAATATACTGCTAACACAATTGCGTCATTACAGGACCAAGCACGAAAAGAAAATGAACAATTATTAGCCTTACTTTCTGATCATAAATCTGCTCTTGATAAAGCATACACTTTAGATAACAGACAAAAACAAATCGCCGAACACAGTAGACATGACGGAACTTTGGTAGAGTTGTTGAAATCTCTAAATGAAGATATTGATCAACTCGAGGTGTATCCCCTTCCGGAGTTTCAGTCAGTTATTTACACACAAACGATAGTCACTGAAGATGACAAAATTACTTGGGACGTTTGA